From Amycolatopsis sp. YIM 10, the proteins below share one genomic window:
- a CDS encoding AMP-binding protein encodes MTDVAGVECPHAAGGTVRTLGEAFQRTARMRPGAVALRVPGGKQEITWREYEKRVRALAAGLAAHGVTRGATVGMMLSNRPEAHLVDTAALHLGATPFSIYNTSSPEQIAYLFGNAENQVVITERQFLDRITASGAKLDHVVLVDGEAEGTITLAQLESAGAEDFDLDAAWKAVEPGDVATLIYTSGTTGPPKGVEITHANVMAEARALLPHLEPGLDDRITSYLPSAHVADRMSAHYLNLVRGVQITCVDDPRAIAAALPDALPTIWVAVPRVWQKIRGGIETKLAAEPKAVKRNLANWAIGVGRRVAVAKASGGELSPADKIQHAIADKIVLSKLRHALGLNELRWAVSGAAAIPPETLEYFLGLGLPVYEVWGMSETTAAATTNAPGAFKIGSVGKAMEGVELKLAEDGELLCRGALITPGYHGQPDKTAEAIDADGWLHTGDIATIDADGFVTIVDRKKELIINEAGKNMSPTNIENALKAASPLIAQVVAIGDAKAYVTALVVLDPEMVAARASEFGLSDPSVGVAAQNEGVRAAIAEAVRAGNQKLNRAEQVKRFLIVPSAWDPGGDELTPKMSLRRKPIADKYRTEIDGLYEASPGPQVVDLG; translated from the coding sequence ATGACGGACGTGGCCGGTGTCGAGTGCCCGCACGCGGCGGGCGGCACGGTGCGCACCCTCGGCGAGGCTTTCCAGCGGACGGCGCGCATGCGCCCCGGCGCGGTGGCACTGCGGGTCCCCGGCGGGAAGCAGGAAATCACCTGGCGCGAGTACGAGAAGCGGGTGCGCGCGCTGGCCGCCGGGCTGGCCGCGCACGGCGTCACCCGTGGCGCCACGGTCGGCATGATGCTGAGCAACCGGCCGGAGGCGCACCTGGTCGACACCGCCGCCCTGCACCTCGGGGCGACGCCGTTCTCCATCTACAACACCAGTTCCCCCGAGCAGATCGCCTACCTGTTCGGCAACGCGGAGAACCAGGTGGTGATCACCGAGCGGCAGTTCCTCGACCGGATCACCGCGTCCGGCGCGAAACTGGACCACGTGGTGCTGGTCGACGGTGAAGCCGAGGGCACGATCACCCTGGCCCAGCTGGAATCCGCGGGCGCGGAGGACTTCGACCTCGACGCCGCGTGGAAGGCCGTGGAACCGGGTGACGTCGCCACGCTCATCTACACCTCGGGCACCACCGGGCCGCCGAAGGGCGTGGAGATCACCCACGCCAACGTGATGGCCGAAGCCCGCGCGCTGCTGCCGCACCTCGAACCCGGCCTGGACGACCGGATCACCTCGTACCTGCCCAGCGCGCACGTGGCCGACCGGATGTCGGCGCACTACCTCAACCTGGTGCGCGGTGTGCAGATCACCTGCGTCGACGACCCGCGGGCGATCGCCGCCGCGCTGCCCGACGCGCTCCCGACGATCTGGGTCGCGGTCCCGCGTGTGTGGCAGAAGATCCGCGGTGGCATCGAGACCAAACTGGCCGCGGAACCCAAGGCGGTGAAGCGGAACCTGGCGAACTGGGCGATCGGCGTCGGCCGCCGGGTCGCCGTCGCGAAGGCTTCCGGCGGCGAGCTCTCGCCCGCCGACAAGATCCAGCACGCGATCGCGGACAAGATCGTGCTGAGCAAGCTGCGGCACGCGCTCGGCCTGAACGAGCTGCGCTGGGCGGTCTCCGGCGCGGCCGCGATCCCGCCGGAGACGCTGGAGTACTTCCTCGGCCTCGGGCTGCCGGTGTACGAGGTGTGGGGCATGTCCGAGACCACCGCCGCGGCCACCACGAACGCGCCGGGCGCGTTCAAGATCGGCTCGGTCGGCAAGGCGATGGAGGGCGTCGAGCTGAAGCTCGCCGAGGACGGCGAACTGCTCTGCCGCGGCGCGCTGATCACGCCCGGGTACCACGGGCAGCCGGACAAGACCGCCGAGGCGATCGACGCCGACGGCTGGCTGCACACCGGCGACATCGCCACCATCGACGCGGACGGCTTTGTCACCATCGTCGACCGCAAGAAGGAACTGATCATCAACGAGGCCGGCAAGAACATGTCGCCGACCAACATCGAGAACGCGCTCAAGGCGGCGTCACCGCTGATCGCGCAGGTGGTGGCGATCGGTGACGCGAAGGCCTACGTGACCGCGCTGGTGGTGCTCGACCCGGAGATGGTGGCCGCCCGCGCGAGCGAGTTCGGGCTGTCGGACCCGTCGGTCGGTGTGGCCGCGCAGAACGAGGGTGTGCGCGCGGCGATCGCCGAGGCGGTGCGCGCGGGCAACCAGAAGCTCAACCGGGCCGAGCAGGTCAAGCGGTTCCTGATCGTGCCGTCCGCCTGGGACCCGGGCGGCGACGAGCTGACCCCGAAGATGTCCTTGCGCCGCAAGCCGATCGCGGACAAGTACCGGACCGAGATCGACGGGCTTTACGAAGCCTCGCCCGGACCGCAGGTGGTCGATCTGGGGTGA
- a CDS encoding LLM class flavin-dependent oxidoreductase, whose product MSVRLHWFLPTTGDGRTIVERFHANRSLGPSAQRQPSIDYLAQVARAAEHLGFEGVLTPTGTWCEDAWLSTAALIRETRRLKFLVAFRPGVISPTLAAQMASTYQRLSGGRLLLNVVTGGDAVEQRRFGDWHDHDARYARTDEFLSIVRGVWSGQPFDFDGEHLKVEGATLLAPPDPVPSVYFGGSSPAALPVAARHADVYLTWGEPPAQVAEKIAKVRELAARLGREPRFGIRLHTISRDTSAEAWGEAQKLLDALDPRQVAKAQEQLAASESVGQRRMVALHGGKLDAGVRGLEIHPNLWAGVGLVRGGAGTALVGSHTEVADLIEEYHSLGVDEFVLSGYPHLEEAYWFGEGVRPELRRRGLLGGQPETALPDRFVAAL is encoded by the coding sequence ATGAGCGTGCGCCTGCACTGGTTCCTGCCGACCACCGGCGACGGCCGGACGATCGTGGAACGCTTCCACGCCAACCGATCGCTCGGCCCGAGCGCGCAACGGCAGCCGAGCATCGACTACCTGGCGCAGGTCGCGCGGGCGGCCGAGCACCTCGGCTTCGAAGGCGTGCTGACGCCGACCGGCACCTGGTGCGAGGACGCCTGGCTGAGCACCGCCGCGTTGATCCGCGAGACCCGGCGCCTGAAGTTCCTGGTCGCCTTCCGGCCCGGCGTCATCTCCCCCACCCTCGCCGCGCAGATGGCCTCGACCTACCAGCGACTGTCCGGCGGGCGGCTGCTGCTCAACGTGGTCACCGGCGGCGACGCGGTGGAGCAGCGCCGGTTCGGCGACTGGCACGACCACGACGCGCGGTACGCCAGGACCGACGAGTTCCTGTCCATCGTGCGCGGGGTGTGGAGCGGGCAGCCGTTCGACTTCGACGGCGAGCACCTGAAGGTCGAGGGCGCGACCCTGCTCGCCCCACCGGATCCGGTGCCCTCGGTGTACTTCGGCGGCTCCTCGCCCGCCGCGCTGCCCGTGGCCGCCAGGCACGCCGATGTCTACCTCACCTGGGGCGAACCGCCGGCGCAGGTCGCCGAGAAGATCGCCAAGGTCCGCGAACTCGCCGCGCGGCTGGGTCGTGAACCGCGCTTCGGCATCCGGCTGCACACCATCTCCCGCGACACCTCGGCCGAAGCGTGGGGCGAGGCGCAGAAACTGCTGGACGCGCTCGACCCGCGGCAGGTGGCCAAGGCGCAGGAACAACTCGCCGCCAGTGAATCGGTCGGTCAGCGCCGAATGGTGGCGCTGCACGGCGGAAAGCTCGACGCCGGAGTCCGCGGGTTGGAAATTCACCCCAACCTGTGGGCGGGTGTCGGTCTGGTCCGCGGTGGCGCGGGAACCGCTTTGGTGGGCAGCCACACCGAAGTCGCCGACCTGATCGAGGAGTACCACTCGCTCGGCGTGGACGAGTTCGTGCTGTCCGGTTATCCGCATCTGGAGGAGGCGTACTGGTTCGGCGAGGGCGTGCGCCCCGAACTCCGGCGACGCGGCCTGCTCGGCGGCCAGCCCGAAACCGCGCTGCCCGACCGGTTCGTGGCCGCCTTGTGA
- a CDS encoding ABC transporter substrate-binding protein, with protein MRKPYRTLTLTAIAAVAVAVLAGCGAPAESTTAAVPAPVGPAELANVTLKVGDQKGGVKSLLTAAGLLDDLPYKIEFSTFTSGPPLLEAASAGAIDIGRVGNTPPIFAAAADAKISVVAAAQAPVADDALLVPPDSPLRDVSELKGKTIGVAKGSSAHGQVLYTLRAAGLSTKDVKLSYLQPADAFAAFGQKAIDAWAVWDPYTSQAQQESGARVLADGVGKTNGYVFQVAGRDALADPGKNSALREYVARVAKAQKWADTHRPEWAAAWAAETGLKPEVTNAATARGVELPVALDDQVLKSEQDLANAFSDEKLLPGTIDFAAFADQRYSEDLRTVREK; from the coding sequence ATGCGCAAGCCATATAGGACACTGACACTGACTGCCATCGCCGCGGTGGCGGTGGCGGTGCTGGCGGGCTGCGGCGCTCCGGCCGAGTCCACCACCGCGGCGGTACCGGCCCCGGTCGGCCCGGCCGAACTGGCGAACGTCACGCTCAAGGTCGGCGATCAGAAGGGCGGGGTGAAATCCCTGCTCACCGCGGCCGGACTGCTCGACGACCTGCCGTACAAGATCGAGTTCTCCACCTTCACCTCGGGACCACCACTGCTCGAAGCGGCGTCGGCGGGCGCGATCGACATCGGCCGCGTCGGCAACACCCCGCCGATCTTCGCCGCCGCGGCCGACGCGAAGATCTCCGTGGTCGCCGCCGCGCAGGCCCCGGTGGCCGACGACGCGCTGCTCGTGCCCCCGGATTCCCCGCTGCGCGACGTCTCCGAGCTGAAGGGCAAGACCATCGGGGTGGCCAAGGGCAGCTCCGCGCACGGCCAGGTGCTCTACACCCTGCGTGCCGCCGGTTTGTCCACAAAGGACGTCAAGCTGTCGTACCTGCAACCGGCCGACGCCTTCGCCGCGTTCGGCCAGAAGGCCATCGACGCCTGGGCCGTCTGGGATCCCTACACCTCGCAGGCGCAGCAGGAGTCCGGCGCGCGGGTGCTGGCCGACGGTGTCGGCAAGACCAACGGTTACGTGTTCCAGGTGGCCGGTCGTGACGCGCTCGCGGACCCCGGCAAGAACTCCGCGCTGCGCGAGTACGTCGCCAGGGTGGCCAAGGCGCAGAAGTGGGCCGACACGCACCGTCCGGAGTGGGCGGCCGCGTGGGCCGCGGAAACGGGTCTCAAACCGGAAGTCACCAACGCCGCCACGGCACGGGGCGTGGAACTGCCGGTGGCACTGGACGACCAGGTGCTCAAGTCCGAACAGGACCTGGCGAACGCCTTCTCCGACGAGAAGCTCCTGCCCGGCACGATCGACTTCGCCGCCTTCGCCGACCAGCGCTACTCCGAAGACCTGCGAACCGTTAGGGAGAAGTAG
- a CDS encoding ABC transporter ATP-binding protein, whose protein sequence is MARDLIVEARGLSREFGTRTVLNGLELEIARGEFVALLGRSGSGKSTLLRVLAGLDTEIGGSATVRGAVSVAFQQPRLLPWRRVWRNVVLGLPGHGTDRELALRALREVRLEEHADDWPRTLSGGEAQRLSLTRALVREPDLLLLDEPFGALDALTRLAMHRLVEDLWQRHHPAVLLVTHDVDEALLLADRVLVLDDGRIGAEHVLTHPRPRQLADHLDTRARVLADLGVTEHAQAI, encoded by the coding sequence ATGGCGCGGGATCTGATCGTCGAAGCACGCGGGCTGAGCCGGGAGTTCGGCACCCGCACCGTCCTCAATGGACTGGAACTGGAGATCGCGCGGGGCGAGTTCGTCGCACTGCTCGGCCGCAGCGGTTCCGGCAAGTCCACCCTGCTGCGCGTACTGGCCGGTTTGGACACCGAGATCGGCGGATCGGCGACCGTCCGTGGCGCGGTTTCGGTGGCGTTCCAGCAACCGCGGCTGCTGCCGTGGCGACGGGTGTGGCGCAACGTCGTGCTCGGCCTGCCCGGCCACGGCACCGACCGTGAACTCGCTTTGCGCGCCCTGCGCGAGGTCCGGCTGGAGGAACACGCGGACGACTGGCCCCGCACGCTGTCCGGCGGTGAGGCGCAACGACTTTCGCTCACCCGCGCGCTGGTCCGCGAGCCGGACCTCCTGCTGCTGGACGAACCGTTCGGCGCGCTCGACGCGCTGACCAGGCTGGCCATGCACCGGCTGGTCGAAGACCTCTGGCAGCGCCACCACCCGGCGGTGCTGCTGGTGACCCACGACGTGGACGAGGCGCTGCTGCTGGCCGACCGCGTGCTCGTACTCGATGACGGCCGCATCGGCGCGGAACACGTGCTGACGCACCCGAGACCACGGCAACTCGCCGACCACCTCGATACCCGCGCGCGAGTGCTCGCCGACCTAGGAGTTACCGAACATGCGCAAGCCATATAG
- a CDS encoding ABC transporter permease — MSTSHSGLLRWISPLVLLVLWQLASGSGLLPPEKLSSPLTVLEAGVEVAGTGELGEAFAVSVTRVLIGFTIGASAGLVLGIIAGLSRWGNLLVDPPVQMLRTLPFLGLIPLFILWFGIGEAPKIVLVALGVAFPLYLNVHSGIRTVDDQLVEATTALGYTRAERLWHVVLPSAVPQTLVGLRQSLGIAWLSLIVGEQVNADAGLGYLINNAREFLRTDVIVVGLIVYAALGLATDALVRLLEGRALRWRGI, encoded by the coding sequence GTGTCCACAAGCCATTCCGGGCTGCTGCGCTGGATCAGCCCGCTGGTCCTGCTCGTGCTGTGGCAGCTCGCCAGCGGCTCGGGCCTGCTGCCACCGGAAAAACTGAGTTCACCGCTGACCGTGCTGGAAGCGGGTGTCGAGGTCGCCGGAACCGGTGAACTCGGCGAGGCCTTCGCCGTTTCGGTCACCAGAGTGCTGATCGGCTTCACCATCGGCGCCTCGGCCGGGCTGGTGCTCGGCATCATCGCCGGGCTGTCGCGGTGGGGGAACCTGCTCGTCGACCCGCCCGTGCAGATGCTGCGCACGCTGCCGTTCCTCGGCCTGATCCCGTTGTTCATCCTGTGGTTCGGCATCGGCGAGGCACCGAAGATCGTGCTGGTCGCGCTCGGCGTCGCGTTCCCGCTCTACCTGAACGTCCACTCCGGCATCCGCACCGTCGACGACCAACTCGTCGAGGCGACCACCGCGCTCGGTTACACCAGGGCGGAACGGCTGTGGCACGTGGTGCTGCCATCCGCGGTCCCGCAGACACTGGTCGGACTGCGGCAGTCACTCGGCATCGCCTGGCTCTCGCTGATCGTCGGCGAGCAGGTCAACGCGGACGCCGGGCTCGGATACCTGATCAACAACGCGCGCGAGTTCCTGCGCACCGACGTGATCGTGGTCGGGCTGATCGTCTACGCCGCACTCGGGCTGGCCACCGACGCGCTGGTCCGGCTGCTGGAAGGAAGGGCACTGCGATGGCGCGGGATCTGA
- a CDS encoding nitrate- and nitrite sensing domain-containing protein: MKKHPTRRTSSIRSRVLAIALVPSIALLAVGIALSGYLVYDAVQVRDKANQVRDIERPAVLFFANFQEERRLSLKELASPGSERAALGPQRTKVDAAAQEVLSRLQAMSGDAAPDVQKNIVGAATQLGQLPQFRQQIDNGQPQLSEAYGYFNGIIDLFTDGLNGLAQDAPNAQIAFLRVIAVPLFSSADRMQRGDALAAAGVAGGGLTEADFRTYIGEIGAYRAELTGAVPRMPADVKAKYDQLLASPAWNTVTTVENAFLRGNQTVLPVAEQEWRTAARDVGSAMMGLFIQQSGQATTLAIDDADDTLLTSIIAAAVALLVAIAVFFFALRLSNRLIGRLALLREETLDMADTRLPELVDRVRAGEDVDLDNDVRFLDHGSDEIGQVAAAFNRAQQTAIAAAIDEAKTREGTKTVFLNIAHRSQVIVHRQLKVLDQAERKQEDPDQLDTLFQLDHLSTRARRNAENLIILGGGQPGRQWRKPVSLAAVVRGASAETEDFTRVGVAKLPQVAINGPVVGDLVHLLAELIDNATSFSPPESRVEIRGNVVGRGVVIEVEDQGLGIEPDHLAELNEMLTDPPDFGIMALSDEPRLGLFVVARLAVRHGIAVTLRESAYGGTRAIVLVRSELLGKLDEPEPEEDDVDVPRQQERRPLRRPEQPLLSTPPSSASLPPMPKLPQPPERPAPEATPPWPTESQANGRLPEPPPREREDLFRPRHQLLPQDPPPENGNRPPEVRRPAESRPPESRPAESRPPGDVRPQQPRRPGAAGPPPAAAAPGRPPLPQRRRQQNLVPQLRNDGPAEIDEQEWEEPADGAEQARNRLAAFQQGTRRAREQDLGRHDRYGERT; encoded by the coding sequence GTGAAGAAGCACCCCACTCGGCGCACCTCGTCGATCCGCTCACGCGTACTCGCCATCGCCCTCGTCCCGAGCATCGCCCTGCTCGCCGTGGGCATCGCGCTCTCCGGCTACCTGGTCTACGACGCCGTCCAGGTCCGTGACAAGGCGAACCAGGTCCGCGACATCGAGCGCCCGGCGGTGCTGTTCTTCGCGAACTTCCAGGAGGAGCGCAGGCTCAGCCTGAAGGAACTGGCCAGCCCCGGTTCCGAGCGCGCCGCGCTCGGCCCGCAGCGCACCAAGGTCGACGCGGCCGCGCAGGAGGTCCTCTCCCGGCTGCAGGCCATGTCCGGTGACGCGGCCCCGGACGTGCAGAAGAACATCGTCGGCGCGGCCACCCAGCTCGGCCAGCTGCCGCAGTTCCGCCAGCAGATCGACAACGGCCAGCCGCAGCTGAGCGAGGCCTACGGCTACTTCAACGGCATCATCGACCTGTTCACCGACGGCCTCAACGGCCTCGCCCAGGACGCGCCCAACGCCCAGATCGCCTTCCTCCGGGTCATCGCCGTCCCGCTGTTCTCCAGCGCCGACCGGATGCAGCGCGGCGACGCGCTCGCCGCGGCCGGGGTGGCGGGCGGCGGCCTCACCGAAGCCGACTTCCGCACCTACATCGGTGAGATCGGGGCCTACCGCGCCGAGCTGACCGGTGCCGTGCCGCGAATGCCAGCCGACGTCAAGGCGAAATACGACCAGCTGCTGGCCAGCCCCGCGTGGAACACCGTGACCACGGTGGAGAACGCCTTCCTGCGCGGCAACCAGACCGTGCTGCCGGTGGCGGAGCAGGAGTGGCGCACCGCCGCCCGCGACGTCGGCAGCGCGATGATGGGCCTGTTCATCCAGCAGAGCGGGCAGGCCACCACGCTGGCCATCGACGACGCCGACGACACACTTCTCACCTCGATCATCGCGGCCGCCGTCGCGCTGCTGGTCGCCATCGCGGTGTTCTTCTTCGCGCTGCGCCTGTCCAACCGGCTCATCGGCAGGCTGGCCCTGCTGCGCGAGGAAACCCTCGACATGGCCGACACCCGGCTGCCCGAACTGGTCGACCGGGTGCGCGCGGGCGAGGACGTCGACCTCGACAACGACGTGCGCTTCCTCGACCACGGCTCGGACGAGATCGGCCAGGTCGCCGCGGCGTTCAACCGCGCCCAGCAGACCGCCATCGCGGCCGCCATCGACGAGGCGAAAACCCGTGAGGGCACCAAAACCGTCTTCCTCAACATCGCCCACCGCAGCCAGGTCATCGTGCACCGCCAGCTCAAGGTGCTGGACCAGGCCGAGCGCAAGCAGGAGGACCCGGACCAGCTGGACACCCTGTTCCAGCTCGACCACCTGTCCACCCGCGCCCGCCGCAACGCGGAGAACCTGATCATTCTCGGTGGCGGTCAGCCGGGTCGGCAGTGGCGCAAGCCGGTCAGCCTGGCCGCGGTGGTCCGCGGTGCCTCCGCCGAGACCGAGGACTTCACCCGCGTCGGCGTGGCGAAGCTGCCCCAGGTGGCGATCAACGGCCCGGTGGTCGGCGACCTGGTGCACCTGCTCGCCGAGCTGATCGACAACGCCACCTCCTTCTCCCCGCCCGAGTCCCGGGTGGAGATCCGCGGCAACGTGGTCGGCCGCGGTGTGGTCATCGAGGTCGAGGACCAGGGCCTCGGCATCGAGCCCGACCACCTGGCCGAGCTGAACGAGATGCTCACCGATCCGCCGGACTTCGGCATCATGGCGCTGTCCGACGAACCGCGGCTCGGCCTGTTCGTGGTGGCGCGGCTGGCCGTGCGCCACGGCATCGCGGTCACCCTGCGTGAGTCCGCCTACGGGGGCACCAGGGCGATCGTGCTGGTCCGGTCGGAGCTGCTCGGCAAGCTCGACGAGCCGGAACCCGAGGAAGACGACGTCGACGTGCCCCGGCAGCAGGAGCGGCGGCCGCTGCGCCGGCCGGAGCAGCCGCTGCTGAGCACCCCGCCGTCGTCGGCCTCGCTGCCGCCCATGCCCAAACTGCCCCAGCCGCCCGAGCGCCCGGCGCCCGAGGCGACCCCGCCGTGGCCGACGGAGTCCCAGGCCAACGGCAGACTGCCCGAACCGCCGCCGCGCGAGCGCGAAGACCTGTTCCGCCCGCGGCACCAGTTGCTTCCGCAGGATCCGCCGCCGGAGAACGGCAACCGGCCGCCGGAGGTCCGCCGCCCGGCGGAGTCCCGGCCCCCGGAGTCGCGTCCGGCGGAGTCCAGGCCTCCCGGGGACGTGCGCCCGCAGCAGCCGCGCCGTCCCGGTGCGGCCGGACCGCCGCCGGCGGCGGCCGCCCCGGGGCGCCCGCCGCTGCCCCAGCGGCGGCGGCAGCAGAACCTGGTACCGCAGCTGAGAAACGACGGACCTGCGGAAATCGATGAGCAGGAGTGGGAGGAGCCGGCCGACGGTGCCGAACAGGCCCGTAACCGGCTGGCGGCCTTCCAGCAGGGCACCCGCCGCGCCAGGGAGCAGGACTTGGGCAGGCACGACAGGTATGGAGAACGAACCTAA
- a CDS encoding roadblock/LC7 domain-containing protein: MVNAGVSELDWLLDDLVKRVAGADRAVVLSADGLLIGRSGNLSEEDAEHLSAVASAFQSLARGTGRHFGGGNVRQTMVEMDHAFLFVTAAGRGACLALLAAEDADMGMVAYEMNLMVKRVGAVLTAAPRSAAPQRMSP, encoded by the coding sequence ATGGTCAACGCCGGAGTCAGTGAACTCGACTGGTTGCTCGACGACCTGGTCAAGCGGGTGGCGGGCGCCGACCGTGCCGTGGTGCTCTCGGCGGACGGGCTGCTGATCGGCCGCTCGGGCAATCTGTCGGAGGAGGACGCCGAGCACCTGTCCGCGGTGGCCTCGGCCTTCCAGAGCCTGGCCAGGGGTACCGGCCGTCACTTCGGTGGCGGTAACGTGCGCCAGACCATGGTGGAGATGGATCACGCCTTCCTCTTTGTCACCGCGGCGGGGCGCGGGGCGTGCCTCGCGCTGCTCGCCGCCGAGGACGCGGACATGGGCATGGTCGCCTATGAAATGAACCTGATGGTGAAACGGGTCGGGGCCGTTCTCACCGCCGCTCCGAGAAGCGCGGCCCCGCAGCGCATGTCGCCATGA
- a CDS encoding DUF742 domain-containing protein — MTPRHEAWFDDPLVRPYAVTGGRTRSENVSLDLITLVVAMPSIAEAAGMDPEYGQIVRLCQRPISVAEVAARVDLPLPVVKVLLCDLIEQNLVLFRTAAPLTETPNKHVLQAVLDGIRKL; from the coding sequence ATGACCCCGCGCCACGAGGCCTGGTTCGACGACCCGCTGGTCCGGCCGTACGCGGTCACCGGCGGGCGCACGCGGTCGGAGAACGTCTCGCTGGACCTGATCACCTTGGTGGTCGCCATGCCGTCGATCGCCGAGGCGGCGGGCATGGACCCGGAGTACGGCCAGATCGTGCGCCTCTGCCAGCGGCCGATCTCGGTCGCCGAGGTGGCCGCCAGGGTCGATCTGCCACTGCCGGTGGTCAAGGTGCTGCTGTGTGATCTGATCGAGCAGAACCTGGTGCTCTTCCGCACCGCGGCCCCGTTGACCGAAACCCCCAACAAACACGTACTGCAGGCGGTTCTTGATGGCATCCGGAAACTCTGA
- a CDS encoding ATP/GTP-binding protein — MASGNSEARRGLTATAVKILIAGGFGVGKTTMVGSVSEVPPLRTEELITEASAGVDDLSGVEAKTTTTVALDFGRITINQDLILYLFGTPGQDRFWFMWDELATGALGAVVLADTRRLESCFAAVDFFERRGLPFIVGVNCFDGAYRYGTEEVRAALDVDPSVPLLLCDARDRESTKQVLIVLLQHLLAGSELAESVPFAR, encoded by the coding sequence ATGGCATCCGGAAACTCTGAGGCCCGGCGCGGACTGACCGCAACCGCGGTCAAGATCCTCATCGCCGGTGGCTTCGGGGTCGGCAAGACCACGATGGTCGGCTCGGTCAGCGAGGTACCCCCGCTGCGCACCGAGGAGCTGATCACCGAGGCCTCGGCCGGCGTGGACGACCTGTCCGGGGTGGAGGCGAAGACCACCACCACGGTGGCGCTGGACTTCGGTCGGATCACCATCAACCAGGACCTGATCCTGTACCTGTTCGGCACGCCGGGGCAGGACCGGTTCTGGTTCATGTGGGACGAGCTGGCCACCGGCGCGCTCGGCGCGGTGGTGCTGGCCGACACCCGCCGGCTGGAAAGCTGCTTCGCGGCGGTCGACTTCTTCGAGCGCCGCGGGCTGCCGTTCATCGTCGGCGTCAACTGCTTCGACGGCGCCTACCGCTACGGGACCGAGGAGGTCCGCGCCGCACTGGACGTGGACCCGTCCGTCCCGCTCCTGCTGTGCGACGCGCGTGATCGCGAGTCCACCAAGCAGGTGCTGATCGTGCTGCTCCAGCACCTGCTGGCGGGCAGCGAACTGGCGGAAAGCGTGCCGTTCGCGCGCTGA
- a CDS encoding methylated-DNA--[protein]-cysteine S-methyltransferase has protein sequence MGVQHAVVDSPVGELTVVAEDGALTGVYFEQHRRRPPEAALGTRDDAAFDEVKRQLGEYFAGERTRFELSDLPPSPKGEPFQRRVWQLLTEIPYGETRSYGDLAHELGDVSLAQAVGAANGRNPLAVVVPCHRVIGADGALTGYAGGLDRKRFLLELEEPAGTRLC, from the coding sequence ATGGGTGTGCAGCACGCGGTCGTCGACTCGCCGGTGGGCGAGCTGACGGTCGTCGCCGAGGACGGTGCCCTGACCGGCGTGTACTTCGAGCAGCACCGGCGGCGCCCGCCGGAAGCCGCGCTCGGCACGCGCGACGACGCCGCGTTCGACGAGGTGAAGCGGCAGCTCGGTGAGTACTTCGCCGGGGAACGGACGCGGTTCGAGCTGTCAGACCTGCCACCGTCGCCGAAGGGCGAGCCGTTCCAGCGGCGGGTCTGGCAGCTGCTGACCGAAATCCCGTACGGCGAAACTCGCTCCTACGGCGATCTCGCCCACGAACTCGGCGATGTCTCGCTGGCGCAGGCGGTCGGCGCGGCGAACGGGCGGAATCCGCTGGCGGTCGTGGTGCCGTGCCACCGGGTGATCGGGGCCGACGGGGCGCTGACCGGGTACGCCGGTGGACTGGACCGCAAACGCTTTCTCCTCGAACTCGAGGAGCCTGCCGGAACCCGGCTGTGCTGA
- a CDS encoding RNA polymerase sigma factor codes for MKRPFDEVVTEYGAMVLRVCRAVLGVADAEDAWSETFLAALKAYPRLPADANVEAWLVTIAHRKAIDVRRAEARRAISTAEVPEHPSTRGRPEDWDGDLWSALGSLPDRQRTAVAYHYLGGLPYQEIAAITGGSADAARRAAADGIKKLRSVYPGSDHVRAVR; via the coding sequence GTGAAGCGTCCGTTCGACGAGGTCGTGACCGAGTACGGCGCGATGGTGCTGCGTGTCTGCCGTGCCGTGCTGGGGGTGGCGGATGCCGAGGACGCCTGGTCCGAGACCTTTCTCGCCGCGCTGAAGGCGTATCCGCGACTGCCCGCGGACGCCAACGTGGAGGCCTGGCTGGTCACCATCGCGCACCGCAAGGCCATCGACGTGCGCCGGGCCGAGGCGCGGCGGGCGATCAGCACCGCCGAGGTGCCGGAACACCCCTCCACGCGAGGGCGCCCGGAGGACTGGGACGGCGACCTGTGGTCCGCGCTCGGCTCGCTGCCGGACCGCCAGCGGACCGCGGTCGCCTACCACTACCTCGGTGGCCTGCCCTACCAGGAGATCGCCGCGATCACCGGTGGCTCGGCCGACGCCGCGAGGCGCGCCGCCGCCGACGGGATCAAAAAACTCAGGTCCGTCTATCCGGGGAGTGACCATGTCCGAGCTGTTCGCTGA